Proteins encoded by one window of Triplophysa rosa linkage group LG19, Trosa_1v2, whole genome shotgun sequence:
- the il12bb gene encoding interleukin-12 subunit beta, which translates to MNKIVFLILQSVLQLASNTSLRVIKPNVLALEVTDLSSSEVLLHCGEQVELEDIHWERNGESISERGNHIIVTIDGLRGGNFTCHKPNGELLNYKLLVVHPVQFPRGGILTQSDDREFVTCTAKNYSGHFHCSWRWHRERSQRAIVYFSAIRNSSVLNCTVDADISGVTCIDMHYCPYSEESRSINLTLLVRNLYRLEEHHRSFLIRDIVKPDKVTFSKIKDDVLEWHPPETWSFPCSFFPLSYEVKVIPNNHNCNFTGNRVEQHETNETYYMANTRKAYTFCVRAQDPLTKRAWSDWSHHHQKKHRHSSDQ; encoded by the exons ATGAACAAGATTGTCTTTCTCATTCTTCAATCTGTCCTTCAATTGGCAAGCAACACTTCACTGAGGGTCATCAAGCCAAATG TTCTGGCTCTGGAGGTGACGGATCTGTCCAGCTCTGAGGTTTTGCTGCATTGTGGAGAGCAGGTCGAGCTGGAGGACATTCACTGGGAGAGGAATGGAGAAAGCATTTCCGAGAGAGGAAACCACATCATTGTTACCATAGATGGGCTACGTGGAGGAAACTTCACGTGCCACAAACCAAACGGGGAGCTCCTGAATTACAAGCTGCTGGTGGTCCATCCAGTCCAGTTTCCCAGAGGTGGAATTCTAACACAGTCAGATGACAGAG AATTTGTAACTTGTACTGCAAAGAACTACAGCGGACATTTTCATTGCTCTTGGAGATGGCATCGGGAACGCTCCCAAAGAGccattgtatatttttctgcAATCCG AAACTCCAGTGTACTGAACTGCACTGTGGATGCTGATATCTCTGGGGTGACTTGTATTGACATGCATTACTGTCCATACTCGGAGGAGTCCAGGAGCATCAATCTCACCCTTCTGGTCAGAAATCTGTACAGATTAGAGGAGCATCATAGGAGTTTTCTCATCAGAGACATTG TTAAACCAGATAAAGTGACTTTCAGCAAGATTAAAGATGATGTGTTGGAGTGGCATCCCCCCGAGACATGGAGTTTCCCCTGCAGTTTCTTCCCTCTCTCCTATGAGGTGAAAGTGATTCCTAACAACCACAACTGTAACTTCACTGGAAACCGTGTTGAG CAACATGAAACCAATGAGACATATTACATGGCGAACACGAGGAAGGCATATACATTTTGCGTCCGGGCTCAGGATCCGCTTACTAAAAGAGCCTGGAGTGACTGGAGTCATCACCATCA GAAAAAACACAGGCACAGCTCAGATCAATAG